The following are encoded together in the Triticum dicoccoides isolate Atlit2015 ecotype Zavitan chromosome 6B, WEW_v2.0, whole genome shotgun sequence genome:
- the LOC119326788 gene encoding homeobox-leucine zipper protein HOX24-like, translating to MESDCQFLLAPPPRMYAAPGDDGQFLQQQQQQLSGGGAGERKRRFTEEQVRSLESTFHTRRAKLDPREKAELARELGLQPRQVAIWFQNKRARWRSKQLEQDFAELRGHYDALRARVESLKQEKLTLAAQLEELKKKLDERQDQSASCGGSCAVADVDDKRDNVSSCVAAKDESAAPAADVSDGSTPGWYEYDDHLVYGVDLHEPFCATQELWETSWPLVEWNAVA from the exons ATGGAGAGCGACTGCCAGTTCCTGCTGGCGCCGCCGCCGCGCATGTACGCCGCGCCGGGGGACGACGGCCAGTtccttcagcagcagcagcagcagctgagcggcggcggcgccggggaGAGGAAGCGGCGGTTCACGGAGGAGCAGGTGCGGTCGCTGGAGAGCACGTTCCACACGCGGCGCGCCAAGCTGGACCCCCGGGAGAAGGCGGAGCTGGCGCGCGAGCTGGGGCTGCAGCCGCGCCAGGTGGCCATCTGGTTCCAGAACAAGCGCGCCCGGTGGCGCTCCAAGCAGCTGGAGCAGGACTTCGCGGAGCTGCGCGGCCATTACGACGCCCTCCGCGCCCGCGTCGAGTCGCTCAAGCAGGAAAAGCTCACTCTCGCCGCGCAG CTGGAAGAGCTGAAGAAGAAGCTGGACGAGCGGCAAGACCAGAGCGCTAGCTGCGGCGGCTCTTGCGCCGTCGCCGACGTAGACGACAAGAGGGATAACGTTAGCAGCTGCGTCGCGGCGAAGGATGAGAGCGCGGCGCCGGCGGCAGACGTGTCGGACGGCTCAACTCCGGGCTGGTACGAGTATGACGACCACCTGGTGTATGGGGTTGACCTGCACGAGCCGTTCTGCGCCACTCAGGAGCTGTGGGAGACGTCATGGCCGCTGGTGGAGTGGAACGCAGTGGCATGA